A single genomic interval of Symphalangus syndactylus isolate Jambi chromosome 18, NHGRI_mSymSyn1-v2.1_pri, whole genome shotgun sequence harbors:
- the LOC129468597 gene encoding LOW QUALITY PROTEIN: unconventional prefoldin RPB5 interactor 1-like (The sequence of the model RefSeq protein was modified relative to this genomic sequence to represent the inferred CDS: inserted 2 bases in 1 codon), which yields MEAPRLETPPDPSPPSSSASSMAPAPVPQRAPDVARLREEQEKXKKVDNDYNALRERLSTLPDKLSYNIMVPFGPFAFMPGKLVHTNEVTVLLGDDWFAKCSAKQAVGLVEHRKEHVRKTIDDLKKVMKNFESRVEFTEDLQKMSDTAGDIVDIREEIKCDFEFKAKHRIAHKPHSKRKTSVIFEADIANDVKSKDLLADKELWARLEELERQELLGELDSKPDTVIANGEDTTSSEEEKEDHNTNVNVMHQVTDSHTPCHKDVASSEPFSGQVNSQLNCSVNGSNSYHSDDGDDDDDDDDNVKDDDGDNDHEALGVGDNSIPTIYFSHTVEPKRVQINTGKNTTLKFSEKKEEAKRKRKNSTGSGHSARELPTIRTPADIDRAFVDVVNGEYVPRKSILKSRSRENSVCSDTGESSAAEFDDRRGVLRSISCEEATCSDTSESILEEEPQENQQKKLLPLSVPEAFSGTVTGKEFVSPSLTPHPAIAHPALPTIPERKEVLSEASEETGKTVSKFKAARLQQKN from the exons ATGGAGGCGCCCCGCTTGGAGACGCCCCCCGACCCCTCGCCCCCTTCGTCCTCGGCCTCGTCCATGGCCCCGGCCCCGGTTCCTCAGCGCGCGCCGGATGTGGCGCGGCTGCGCGAGgagcaggaaaa gaagaaggtaGATAATGACTATAATGCTCTTCGAGAAAGACTCAGTACCTTGCCTGATAAATTGTCTTATAATATAATGGTACCATTTGGCCCTTTTGCCTTCATGCCAGGAAAACTTGTCCATACTAATGAAGTCACTGTTTTACTGGGGGACGACTGGTTTGCAAAGTGCTCAGCAAAGCAGGCTGTAGGTTTAGTTGAGCACCGGAAAGAACATGTAAGAAAAACAATAGATGACTTAAAAAAAGTGATGAAAAATTTTGAATCCAGAGTTGAATTCACGGAAGATTTGCAGAAAATGAGTGATACTGCAGGTGATATTGTTGACATAAGAGAAGAAATTAAATGTGACTTTGAATTTAAAGCAAAACACCGAATTGCTCATAAACCGCATTCCAAACGAAAAACTTCAGTTATTTTTGAAGCAGATATTGCAAATGATGTGAAATCCAAGGATTTGCTAGCTGATAAAGAACTGTGGGCTCGACTTGAAGAACTAGAGAGACAAGAATTGCTGGGTGAACTTGATAGTAAGCCTGATACTGTGATTGCAAATGGAGAAGATACGACATCctctgaagaggaaaaggaagatcaTAACACAAATGTGAATGTGATGCATCAAGTAACAGACTCTCATACTCCTTGTCATAAGGATGTTGCAAGTTCAGAACCATTCAGTGGTCAAGTGAATAGTCAGTTGAACTGTTCAGTGAATGGTTCCAACTCTTACcacagtgatgatggtgatgatgatgacgatgacgaCGACAACGTTAAAGacgatgatggtgataatgaccATGAGGCTTTAGGGGTTGGAGATAATTCTATACCaacaatatatttttctcatactGTTGAGCCTAAGAGGGTCCAAATAAATACTGGAAAGAATACCACTTTAAAATtcagtgaaaagaaagaagaagccaAACGTAAACGAAAGAACAGCACTGGCAGTGGCCACTCTGCCCGGGAGCTGCCGACCATCAGGACGCCTGCAGACATTGACAGAGCCTTTGTTGATGTTGTGAATGGAGAGTATGTCCCTCGCAAATCCATCCTGAAGTCTCGAAGTAGAGAGAATAGTGTGTGTAGCGACACCGGTGAAAGCAGTGCTGCTGAATTTGATGATAGGCGGGGAGTTTTGAGGAGTATCAGCTGTGAAGAAGCCACTTGCAGTGACACCAGTGAGAGCATTTTGGAAGAGGAACcacaagaaaatcaacaaaagaaaCTTTTGCCCTTATCTGTACCTGAGGCTTTTTCTGGAACTGTTACAGGAAAAGAATTTGTATCACCTTCAttaacaccacacccagccattgcTCATCCTGCACTACCCACTATTCCAGAACGAAAGGAAGTTCTGTCGGAAGCATCAGAAGAAACTGGAAAGACGGTTTCAAAGTTTAAAGCTGCCAGATTGCAACAGAAAAACTAG